GTGTTATTGCCACTACCACCGGAGAAGTTATTACCAATTAGGGTATCATTGCCCAGTCCACCCCACAGCAAGTCATCGCCAGCATCGCCCCAAATGATGTCGTCACCCGCTTCGCCATAAAGCGTGTCATTACCTGATTTACCACTAATCCGGTCATTGCCAGTGCCACCGTAGATGAGGTCGTCGCCCCCACGTCGATTGTTCTGAGGAGCGCGAAGATTTAGGTCACCTCGGAGAAGATCGTTTCCCTCGCCACCATAGAGGATATCATCGCCAAGTCCACCGGCGACAGTATCATCGCCACCAAAGGCAACAATTACGTCTCTACCATCACCACCAATGAGTTCATCGCCTTCGTTAGTGCCATCCTGGTAATCTGGCAGAGAGTTTAAGCCAAATAGAGTTTGATACATGATCTGATAAATCTCGGTATTGTCTACCGTTGAGTTCAGCAGATCTGCGTTCATACCGTAGGTTTTAGCAACAATGCTGCCAGAAAAATCATTTGTTCCAGCCCAGGCGGTAACAAAGTTACCCATTTCACCATCAAGGCTAGGCTGTGCTTGAAAGGTAGTCAATGGGGGAATGCGACCTTCACTACCATCGACAGGGTTTTGGAAGGTTTCGGTATCGGTAGGATTGGTGGGCAACGTCAACGCCAAGTCAACGGTTTCAGGAAGCGCAGGTAAAAAAGGAGTGGGTTGCCATACTTGAATACCACCGGCTTCGCTATCCGCAGCAGTAATCAGCAGGGTATTAGGGTCTTGTTCGCGGATAAAGTCCATCGCGACGCCAAAAGCAGCATCTGCTCGTAGCGTTGCTTCTAAAACACCGCGAGAATTGTTATTGTTTGCGAGATTGTCAGTTCCTTCTTCTTCGGCGACAACCATAAATCCATCAGGGTCTGCCGAGAGAATAGGCAAGGCGGCTGCTAACATTTCTGAGATAGTAGGCGGATTAGTAGGAGTGCCGTCGGGTAGAAACTGACCGTAGCTATCCAAGCCGAGGGACTGATTCAACTCTTCGGGGTTATCGTTGTAGGTATCTTCCGCTGCGAAGATTCCTAAAAGCTTAGTAGTGCCTTCAGGAAGATTTTGCAGTTCCTCTTTGCTGAAGACCACTGTGTAACCAGCAGCTTCTGCTTCTTCAATTAGGTTACGTCCGTCTGTACGGATTCCTTCTTGACCGAAGCGACCCACTGTACCTACAGGGAGATAGTGGATTTCGCCACCACCCAGAATAATGTCTACACCAGACTCCAAAATTTGTTTTGTAATCTCAGTAACATCGCTACGGTTCTCTACTTCTGCCAAGAATGCACCTGTGCCAGGTTCGGCGATGAAACCAGAGTTAATGACTGCTGTCGCTTTACCTGCGGCGATCGCCTCTTCCAGAATCGTGACACCGCGCTTGCCAGAGCGAGATACAACAGGGTCTCCAAATTCGTCGAGTCCAAAGGAGCCTGCTTGAGCTTTAACTCCTGTAGCATGAGTAACTGCACCCGCATTAGACGTACCGACAATTTGATCCCTCATGTGACCTAGATAAACTCCAGAATTCGAGAACTGGTCGTAATTGAGGCGACCGTCAGGTCCTTGGGAAGCAAAGCGAGCAAAGCCATACATCGAAGGGCTAGTGCCGTCGGGGTGAATGAATATAACGTTTCCCGTGTCTTTTGTAGCTTCTGGTGCAGGAACAAATTCAGGCACTTCGCGATCGGGCAAATCGACACCGAATAGAGTTTCGTACATTGCCCGATAAATGTCAGTATTGTCGAGGGTAACTGGTAACTTGTCTGCGTTGAGTCCGTGAGCTTTGCTCACAATTGCCCCAGCAAAGTCAGGCGTAGCAGCCCAAGCGGCACCAAAGTTATAAGTATTACCACTAGCAGATGGCTGCGTGACGAACGCTTCAGTACCAACTCCATTTTGACCATCGCCTGGATTTTCAAAGTCAGGGAACTCTGGCAAATCCAGTCCTGTTGGATTCGTGCGAAAAGTGCCGACGATCGCATCTGTATCATCAATCTGCAAACCGCCTGCATCGCTATCAGCAGCTGTAATAATCAGCGTGTTCGGGTGTCTTTCATAAAATTCTTTCGCTACCCCGATCGCTTCATCCGTACGCAATAGTGCTTCTAGCGTACCAGAGGCGTTATTAATATTGCCAAAATTATCCGTTCCTTCTTCCTCTAATACTGTGAACGAACCGTTCTCAAACTTAGGATTGCGCTCTAAAATGGTCTGGGCTGCCTTGAGCATTTCACCAACCGTCGGAGCAGTCGGTACGTAGGGTTCAGTGTCCGTTGCTAAAAGGTTTTCTTCTACACCGCGCAGGTTTCCCTCTGGGGTAGGAATATTATCATTAAACGTATCTTCATTAGCAAAAATCCCCAACACTTTGAGAATTTTGGGGTTAGCGGCTGCTGCTTTGAGTTGCTCTTCTGTATAAACAACTGTATAGCCCAAGCTCTCGGCTAACTCAATGAGGTTAATATCAGGACGAATGTTAGCGTCGGTGGAAATTGCATCCAGCTGCTGAGCAGACTCAGCATAGACCGCTTCTGCTGGTGGCTTTGTCCCCACAGGTAGATAGTTTATCAAACCGCCACCCAGAATCACATCAATGCCTGACTCAACCACTTGACGCGTAATTTCAGCAAACTGACCTCGCGGAAATGCACCAAACCCTACAGCTCCTGCAGGTACATCAGCTTGCCCCACTTTCGCAGCAAAGGCACCCGAACCAGGCTCTGCGATCGCGCCAGAGTTGATTAATGCCGTCGCTTTATTGGCAGCAACTGCTTCTTGCATAATGGTCTGGTTAGTGCCAGAGAGCGCTGTCAGTTCTTCTTCGACCACTCGCCCAGTTGCTTCATCAACAACAGGATTGCCGTTCTCGTCACGAACAACCTCAAACCCAAACGATTCGGCATACACCTTCACACCTGTTGCGTGGGTGACCGCACCACCATTAGAAGTCCCAGTCAACTGGTCTTCCATATGACCGAGATAAACGCGGGCTTCATCTAACGTATCCCAATTAAGGCGACCATCTGGTCCTTCTTTGACTAAGCGAGCCATCGTGAAGTGAGCGGGACTAGCACCATCTGGATGAATGAAGATAACGTGATTATTAGCCATGTTCAGCAAGGTAAAGACATTAAAAAATCCAAAAAGCTTTATCCTAATAAACATGCCGAGTTCTCAAGCGATAAAGAACCCTCATGTATTTTGACCTCAAGGCATTTCAGCAAAAGCTGCATCTAAAAGTCTTTCACCTTGATGTGAAGCTTTTGCAGCTAGTACAGGTGTAATGCAGTACAACTACACACTAAGCTTTCATTAATAATGAAATTCTGTTGGAAGCTAATACCATTGAAGAGTCAACTTACATCATGGTGGTTCTTCAAAGACCAAGTAAGGAGGGTACATAATCTTTGAAAGACTTTCGGTCAAGCTTATTAGTAGCTGCTTTCAAGTAGAGCATCCCATTAGTAGTTAAAGATTTAACTCTCGAAGAGGTTAAGCTTGCGTTAAACCGATAGTAGGTTTACCTTATATGACTGATAATGATTTAGAACAAGGGCGATCGCCTCTTATACCGCGACAAAATCTCCCTGCTAAAGTTTTTCATTGGCTCAACATCATTAGTTTGTTGTTAATGATTACCAGTGGATTACAAATTTACAACGCAAATCCTGTCTTTGGCGGACGTAACGGTATTCCTTTCCCACCAATATTTTTGTTAGGAGGTTGGCTAGCAGGTGGGAGACACTGGCATTTTGCGGCAATGTGGCTATTTGCACTCAATTTGTTGTGGTACGGTGTTTATATTTTAGTGACGCGCCGCTGGCGACATCGATTTGTGAGCAGTAAGGATATCAAAGCGCTACAGCGTACTCAAAATCAAAAGCGACGCAACTATGCTTGGCATCGCATTACTTATACGGCAATTATTCCAATATTGCTATTAGCGATATTTACTGGATTAGGAATGTATAAACCTGCTCAATTTCACTGGATTGTTGATTGTTTTGGCAGTTGGCAAGCTTTAAGAATCGTTCACTTTGCAACAGTACCATTAGTCGTTATCTACGCAGCAATTCACTCGTGGTTAAGCTTAAAAGTTGGCGGTTCGCGTCTAGTTGAATCAATGTTTTGGTAAGGAAACATCAGTTCTACTAAATAGATGAAGAAGCAGAGGTTTCTGCAAAGATAGATTATGACCATT
The DNA window shown above is from Chroococcidiopsis sp. TS-821 and carries:
- a CDS encoding alkaline phosphatase, whose translation is MANNHVIFIHPDGASPAHFTMARLVKEGPDGRLNWDTLDEARVYLGHMEDQLTGTSNGGAVTHATGVKVYAESFGFEVVRDENGNPVVDEATGRVVEEELTALSGTNQTIMQEAVAANKATALINSGAIAEPGSGAFAAKVGQADVPAGAVGFGAFPRGQFAEITRQVVESGIDVILGGGLINYLPVGTKPPAEAVYAESAQQLDAISTDANIRPDINLIELAESLGYTVVYTEEQLKAAAANPKILKVLGIFANEDTFNDNIPTPEGNLRGVEENLLATDTEPYVPTAPTVGEMLKAAQTILERNPKFENGSFTVLEEEGTDNFGNINNASGTLEALLRTDEAIGVAKEFYERHPNTLIITAADSDAGGLQIDDTDAIVGTFRTNPTGLDLPEFPDFENPGDGQNGVGTEAFVTQPSASGNTYNFGAAWAATPDFAGAIVSKAHGLNADKLPVTLDNTDIYRAMYETLFGVDLPDREVPEFVPAPEATKDTGNVIFIHPDGTSPSMYGFARFASQGPDGRLNYDQFSNSGVYLGHMRDQIVGTSNAGAVTHATGVKAQAGSFGLDEFGDPVVSRSGKRGVTILEEAIAAGKATAVINSGFIAEPGTGAFLAEVENRSDVTEITKQILESGVDIILGGGEIHYLPVGTVGRFGQEGIRTDGRNLIEEAEAAGYTVVFSKEELQNLPEGTTKLLGIFAAEDTYNDNPEELNQSLGLDSYGQFLPDGTPTNPPTISEMLAAALPILSADPDGFMVVAEEEGTDNLANNNNSRGVLEATLRADAAFGVAMDFIREQDPNTLLITAADSEAGGIQVWQPTPFLPALPETVDLALTLPTNPTDTETFQNPVDGSEGRIPPLTTFQAQPSLDGEMGNFVTAWAGTNDFSGSIVAKTYGMNADLLNSTVDNTEIYQIMYQTLFGLNSLPDYQDGTNEGDELIGGDGRDVIVAFGGDDTVAGGLGDDILYGGEGNDLLRGDLNLRAPQNNRRGGDDLIYGGTGNDRISGKSGNDTLYGEAGDDIIWGDAGDDLLWGGLGNDTLIGNNFSGGSGNNTFVLAAGEGIDTIVDFHIERDKIGLTNGLTFRDLAIGQSGSSSLITLGEEILAVVNGVNANDFTANTFVAV
- a CDS encoding cytochrome b/b6 domain-containing protein; this encodes MTDNDLEQGRSPLIPRQNLPAKVFHWLNIISLLLMITSGLQIYNANPVFGGRNGIPFPPIFLLGGWLAGGRHWHFAAMWLFALNLLWYGVYILVTRRWRHRFVSSKDIKALQRTQNQKRRNYAWHRITYTAIIPILLLAIFTGLGMYKPAQFHWIVDCFGSWQALRIVHFATVPLVVIYAAIHSWLSLKVGGSRLVESMFW